The genomic region CGTCCATTCAAATCTGCAATTTCATTGCGTTTGTCATTGATGGTGGCATTTAATGCGGATATCTTTTGGGTAATATCCCTTACTTCACCCTTTTGTTCGGTAATTCTTTGCTGGGTCTGGCTTTGCTTTTGCCTTACCTGTTTGAGCTTATCATTAAGCCCTGTGGACTCCGCCACCGAGGACAAAGTAAAAACCGATAGGCTGATGAGTAGTCCATAGGTGATCCATCTTTTAGTCGGTCGGAAGGTCAATTTAATCCCCCTAGTAGTTGTCTATATTACTTTTTATTGCTAATTTCTACAATAAATGTTTTATTCCTGCGAAGCCTTCATCACTTAATGAAAGGGCCACTCCTAATTTATTTGCCGTGTAAGCCAATCATAAACCGTACACCCACGGCCTCAAAATCCTGATTAAACACTACGACGTGCTTTTCATCATAGCGACAAAAAAACGGAGCAATTTTGTTGATGGGACAGCCTATAAGTGAAAATATGGAATCATTATCAGGATTGCATTGTACCTTTAGAATTTCTAAATAACAACCACATACTGGACAATGGGTAGGAATTGTGCCTCCCAAAACCAAACACCTTCTTTCATCTAGACTCTGTGGCCAATAGCTGCACTCTGCGTGTATAAGCTAGATTAGAACGTTAATTAGACATACTTCTCCATCTTAATGAATTTATAATGATATTGAACTTCGAATATTACAGTAATGTTACAACTTTTTAACATTTTTGTAACAATCCAAGTGGCACAGAGGAAGAATTCGGTTTATACGCCATATAGCGCCGATGAAAAAAGGATGGTAACTAAAATAAGCTCCCGCTGGGGAGCTTATGCTATAGTCTATTTATCTAGCAACCAAAGGTTCTGCGGGGTTAAATCGCATTACCCGCATGGCATTTAGAATAGCCACTAAGGCTACACCCACATCGGCAAAGACCGCCTCCCACATGGTGGCCACACCAAAGGCACCCAGCACTAAGAAGATTCCCTTCACCAGCATGGCCATGATGATGTTCTGCCAGACAATACCCCGGGTGCGACGGGCGATTTTGATGGCCGTAGCCAGCTTGGAGGGTTCGTCTGTCATCAGCACCACATCCGCCGCCTCGATGGCGGCGTCTGAACCCAGGCCCCCCATCGCCACACCGATGTCCGCCCGGGCTAAAACCGGTGCATCGTTAATACCATCCCCCACAAACATTAGACTTTCTTTCGGTCCCTTTTCCCGGTTGAGCTTTTCAACCTGCTCTACCTTATGATCTGGCAAGAGTTCCGCCCGCACTTCATCCAAGCCGAGGGATTTACCAACGGCTTGGCCCACGGCCTGGTTATCGCCGGTGAGCATCACCAGTTTTCTTACACCCAGTTCTTTTAGCTGCTGCATAGCCCTGGGTGAATCCTCTTTGATTTCATCGGAAATAACGATGTAGCCAGCATATTTCTTATTCACAGCCAGATGCACAACGGTTCCCACAATTTGCTCCTGGGAATATTCAACGCCTTCCTTTTTCATCAATTTGATATTGCCCGCCAAGATTTCCTCCCCGCCCACTTTTACCTTAATGCCGTGGCCGCTGATTTCTTCATAGGTCTCTATTTTTTCCGTGGCTACCTTTTGCCCATAGGCCTCTATGATCGATTTAGCAATGGGGTGGTTGGAATGAACTTCTGCAAAGGAGGCGTATTCCAATAACTTGTCTTTACTAAAATCCCCTGCCGGGACAAGGGAAGTAACTTTAAACACGCCTTTGGTCAGGGTGCCAGTCTTGTCAAACACGGCAATCTTAACATTGTTCAAGGCCTCCAGGTAATTGCCACCCTTTACCAGCACCCCGTTGCGGGAGGCTCCGCCGATACCACCGAAAAAGCCCAGAGGAATCGAGATCACCAGTGCACAGGGGCAGGATATTACCAACACCACTAAAGCACGGTATATCCATTGGCTAAAGGTGGCCCCGGGAATAAAAAGCGGCGGTAAAAGGGCAATCCCCAGAGCTCCAAAGACCACCACCGGCGTGTAATAGCGGGCAAACTTGGTGATAAAATTCTCTGTGGGTGCCTTTTTGCCCGCTGCATTTTCCACCAGATCCAGTATTTTAGAAACGGTGGATTCTGCAAATTTCTTAGTCACTTCGATGGATAACACACCGCTCTTATTGATGAAACCAGCCAATACATCGCCGCCTGGCACGGCCTCCCTGGGCACTGATTCCCCTGTCATGGCGGAGGTATCCACCATCGAAGTGCCCTCCACCACCTTACCGTCTAAGGGCACCTTTTCTCCCGGCTTCACCACGATGATGTCCCCGATATTGACACTTTCCGGGCTGACCTGCTTGGTTTCGTTACCCACTTTCAGGTTAGCAAAGTCAGGTCGGATATCCATCAGGGCTGCAATGGATTTACGGGAGCGATTCACCGCATAGTCCTGAAACAATTCCCCCACCTGGTAAAAAAGCATCACCGCCACCGCCTCGGGGAACTGCCGAATGGCGAAGGCCCCCAGGGTGGCGATACTCATTAAAAAATTCTCGTCAAAGACTTGCCCCCGCGAAATATTTCGCACACTTTTGAGCAGTACCTCGCCCCCCACCAATAGATAGCTGATCCCATAGAGTACAGCCTCTGTGGTAAATGAGAATGTAAAGACAATGGCTACGGCAAAAAGGAGCGCTCCCACAGCCAGACGGATGGTTTCCATTTTTTCTCCGTGTTTTTCTTCTTCCCTGGCTAGAACCTTCTTCTCTTCGCCCGCTGGCCGAACCTCAACATCAGGCTCAATTCGCTTAATTCTTTCCTGAATGTGACTAAGAATATCGGCATTGTTACTGCCAGAAGAAACTTCCACTAGGAGCTTCTTAGCCGGGAAGTTTACCATTGCACTTTTAACCCCCGAAATGTTCTGTACCTGTCTCTCGATTTTGGCAGCACAATTGGCACAATCGAGCCCCATTAATAAAAAAGCTTTCTTCTGCGTAAAATCAACCTTTTTCTCAGAGACCGTCACATCAGGCTCTAACTTCCTGATGATGTCCCTCACTTCCTGGATGACCTGCTCCAGCTCCTCTACCCGCTCCGTTTCCAGAGACAGCTTTTTAGTGGCAAAGTTCACAGAAACCTCTGTCACCCCGGCCAGGGCTTTAATCTGCTCCTCTATCTTACTGGCACAACTGGCACAATTAAGCCCTTCTAATATCAATTCCTTTCTTCCTGTTACCATACTGCAACCACCCCATATCATTTGGCATTTGCTTTATTATGGCACTCTATTCTAAAGACAATCCCAGAAATAGCAACGAGAAGCCTCCCCAAAAAGAAAAGACGGAGAAAATCTCCGCCTTTAAGATCTTACTAAAAACCTTTATTCTGCTTATCATCATGCTGATAATGTGCTAGGGCTGTTTCGATGATGATTTTTACACAGTGATCATGAATGGAGTAAAAGACCATCTTCCCTTGCTTGCGTTGCTTGGCTAACCCCACATTCTTCAAATACCGTAAATGATGAGAGGCCGCCGCCACCGTTGAACCGATAATGGATGCCACATCACAAACACAAAGCTCGTCACGGGATAGGGCATAGATAATCTTCATTCTGGTGTCATCGGCTAATGCCTTGAAAATTTCCGCCAATCCCTCGGTGGCTTTGACTTCTGTTTTTAATCGTTCAACCTTCTCTTCATTAAAGCAAAAAGTTTCACAGGTATCCGCCTGCTTTTCTTGAGCCACAGGATCACCTCCGGGTAGATAACCGACCTTCGTTTATAGAAACGTTCACTTTATCATTATAATATTCCCATTGTTCCCTAGACAAGAATTTATTATCTCCTGGTACCCTCTAAAAATCGGAGCGAGCCTACGAATAGCTTGCTAAGACTGATCAGGTATCCGTTTCATTTCCCTTTACTCTGGTAAGGAGTGAGCCAATGGAGGAAAAGGATTTAAGGGTGGCGATCCTCATAACTGCAATCTTTGCATTTGTTATGGGCTTACAAATCGTGAGAATTTTTTTCACGAGTTAAGAAAACCGGTAGTGCCTCCCATTGAAAAGTCCGCATTCCTTTCACAGAATGCGGACTTTTTTATCTGGTGGCAGCTATGCACTGACACTGGCCAGGTTGGATTGGTTGGGCTTAACTTTTGTCTCGGTGTAGGGGTCAGCCACCTTCATTAACCGCATACCGTTAGCAATGACAAGTAACGCTGCCCCGGTATCCGCAAAGACCGCCATCCATAGGTTGGCCATGCCCAGGAAAGTTGCTACTAGGAAGACCCCCTTTACCACCAGGGAGAAGCCGATGTTCTGCTTAATTATCCCCAGAGCCTTACGGCTTAGGTGCATGGCATAGGGTAGCTTGGTCAGATCGTCTGCCATCAGGGCAATGTCTGCGGTTTCCAGGGCGGTGTCTGTACCGGCACCACCCATCGCAATCCCCACGGTGGCGGTGGCCAGAGCCGGGGCGTCGTTTACACCATCGCCCACCATTGCTGCCTTGCCATATTGCTGTTGTAACTGCTGAATGGCGTAAAGTTTACTTTCCGGCAGCAGTTCTGCCCTGTAATCATCAATGCCTAATTCTTCGGCAATGACTTTGGCTGTGCCGGCGTTATCCCCGGTTAGCATCACCAGCTTGGTAATACCTGCCCGATGCAATGCTGCCACCGCAGCCCGGCTGCTTTCCCTAATTTTATCCGCCACCGCAATGAGACCCAGAACTTCCTTACTGCTACTCACAAGCATCACCGTCTGGCCACGATCCTGCAAAGCGGTAAGCTGTTCCTCCAGATGCCCCAGGGGGATATTTAACTCTGCCAACAAGCGTCTGTTGCCGATGTAGTATGGTTCACCATTTATTTGTAACCCAGCCCCTTTGCCGGTAAAGGATTGAAAATCGGTGCCCTCCGGGATCTGAATATTCCGTTCCCTGGCATATTTGAGAATCGCCTCTGCCAGGGGGTGCTGGGAACGGGTTTCAATGGCAGCCGCAATCTCCAGCACCTGTTCTAAGGGAACATCCGCAGTAGGAATGACCAAGTTTACTTCCGGCTTACCTGCGGTCAGGGTGCCGGTCTTGTCAAAGGCAATCACTTTAAGGGCACCTGCTTCTTCCAGATAGGCCCCGCCTTTAATCAATACCCCTTTCTTAGCGGCACTGCCAATGGCAGCCACAATGGACACAGGTGTAGAAATCACCAGGGCACAGGGGCAGGAAACCACTAAGAGGATCAAGGCTCGCTCAAACCAGGGCTGAAAGGGCTGCCCAAAGAACAGCCAAGGAAGCACCGCAACCAGTACAGCGGCTATGATTACCGCTGGTGTGTAGTATTTGGCAAAGACATCCACAAACTGCTGGGACGGTGCCTTCTGGGCCTGGGCCTCTTCCACCAGTTGAATGATTTTGGCCAGGGTGGTGTCTTCCACCAACTTGGTAACTTTCATTTCAATGGCCCCTTGACCATTGATGGTCCCGGCGTATACCTCCTGACCAACGGTTTTCTCCACCGGCATGGACTCACCGGTAATGGGGGCCTGGTTCACATCGGTCCGCCCCACCACCACTTCACCGTCCATTGGGATACGTTCACCGGGCTTGACGATGATAAGATCACCCACCACCAGTTCCTCCACCGGCAGACGTAGCTCTTGGCCAGCACGCCGTACCAGGGCCTCTTTGGGCGAGAGATCCATCAGGGCTCGAATGGAGTTACGGGTTTTATCCATTGTATAGGCTTGCAGGGTATTGCCCAGGGCAAAAAGGAACACCACCGTGGCCCCTTCGGCCCATTCTCCGATGGCTGCCGCTCCAATCACCGCCACCGCCATCAGGAAATTCATATCCAGCGACAAGGACTTGAGGGAATACCAACCGCTTTTGGCGGTGTAAAACCCGCCGCTGAGTATCGCAGTAAGATATACTGTGGTTACTAGATATTCGGGCAAATTCAAATAAGAAAGAACAAAACCACCCGCCACCAGGATACCGGAAATGGCTGTAAGCAGGAGCTTACTATCTCCGAAGAAATTCCTTTGTGGCTGCTTTCTTTCTTCATTGGCTAACTGACCTTGATAACCCGCTGCTTCAATGGCCTTTAAAATACTTTCCACCGAGGCGGAGTGCTTTACGGTCAGTTTGCCTGCTCCAAAGTTAATTTTTGCTTCGGCCACACCGGGTAAGGCAAGTAGCTTTTTCTCCAGCTTGGCGGCACAATCGGCACAATCCATGCCACTGACACGAAAGACCGTGGCTTTTGATTGGCCATCTAACTCAGCCTGGTAACCCGCTGCCTTTACGGTATCCAGGATTACCGCTAGGTCAACGCTATGGCTGACGGTCATTTTCGCAGCCCCAAAGTTAATCCTGACCTCCACCACTCCGGGCAGGGCCTGCACCCTTTTCTCCAGCTTCGCTGCACAATCGGCACAGTCCAACCCGCTTAAGCGGAACTGGCTTTTCTGTAACTGGTTAGCCAGTGAGGTTATTTGAGGAACCTGGGCTAATTCAAAAGATTGCTTTGATAGGGCAGAGGTGTAGTTAATTTTGCCCAATGTGAAACCAGGTAAAGCATTAATCCTCTTACCAGGTACCAATTCCGGGGTGTCCGCAAGCTTTGCAACCGTCGTATCTCCACAGCAACTGTTGCCACAACCACAGCTTCCGTGGGCTGTTTGGTCATCGGTATGGGGATGTTGATGGGAATGATCACAGGCTTTTTTCACAATAATCCCTCCTGCAAATAAAACATTCAAACAATCGCTTTAATATTAAAATATCATAGACTGCATCCTTTGTCACCTGTATTTTTTATTGAACTAAAAATTTTTAAAACCTACCCCCACAAAACCTCCCTAAGCCAACGAATAGCCTGTCAGAAAGAGAGATGCGGGCCCGTCTCTCTAGGAAATAGGTAAGAAAAAATATGCAGGAGGTCATCATGAAAAAAATGTCTACCAAGATGAAAATGGCAGCAGCCGTAACCGTTCTAGCTTTAAGTATTCCTGTGGCCAGCTACCCAGACAACAACCCAGAAAACCACTGCCACCAAACAGGTGCAACAAACCAATGTAACGACTACTAGCACCACCAGCACCCACCCCGGTTACACCGGTATGAATGACGGGTACCATAATAGCCCCCAGGTAAAAGCCACTGGCCAATCAGACCAGTCTCAGAGGTAGTGTGAACTGGCTGTGGTGCTTGGCCAACCGGCACTGGTTGATCCTTTGGTGTACTGGATGGGCTATCCTGTTTATTCGCTGCTGCGGTCCCCGTATTCACTGGGGGTACCTCGGCAGGGTTATTGTTTTGTTTGGCCGTTGTTGTTTCTTCCGTTGTTTGCACTGTGCTTGGGGTCTGGTTTGTCTGATGCTCTTGGTTCCCGTTGTCTTTGAAAAATCAAAATGGATTTGCCAAGCCATTGTTTAGGGGTAAAACCAGGGCTAGGACGAGTAACACAGCCATGCCAGCGAGCATAATGTTTCTTTTTGACAACATCACATTTCTCTTCCCCTCTGTTTACATTCATTTAGCCTATGAACATCACAGGAATGTTACAAGATTTTTAACATTTTTGTAATAAACCAAATGGCAGGGACTTCCTCACTTGGAGAAAGTCCCTGCCATATTTACTAATTAATTAAGCTACTAAAACCAAAAAAATGCTGGCCCCAGTATGGCCCGTATAAATCGGCAACGGATACCCCTTTGCTGGATGCAGAACTGATAAACTTGACGCCTCCCAGGGAATTGCCCGAGTGTTATTTCGTTTTTAGCATATCTTACATTCAAAATACTTAAGGTACACTTTTGTGATATTAGAATTTTTCTATTCCAGCAAAAAAGTTATCAGTTTCCCCAGCAAAAGCCCCACCAATATACAAGGCACAAGGGTAGGCAGCACCAGATTCTTCCGTGCATGGCCTAAAATTTCGTGCCAGGTAACAAACAAAATGGTGCCGATGGCTATGCCACAAATAAAGGCTAGATAGCTCCCATTGGGATTATTTAAGTTGGTGCCGAGGAAGGCGCCCAAACCAGACGGAACGGAAACAACGGAAGCCAGCATGGGAATGACCAAGCGATTGACTCCTGCAATAATAAAGGGCAGGGACATGGCCAGCCCTTCGGGGAAGTTGTGAAAAAGCATGGTGGTGGCCAAATCAACACCCATGCGGGGCTGATTCACCAGGCTGGTGCCCATTGCAAAACCAACCGGGAAATTATGAATGGCTATACCCAGGGCAAACCACAGGCCAGAGCGAATGAACCGGGAGCGCTGGGGGTTACCGGTAATAATGACCACTCGGTGTGAAACCTGCTCCAATAAAAAAACAAACAGCAAACCGGTGATAATCCCCGAAAGGGAGACCAGATACCCACCAGACCTGACACTTTCCGGCAACAACTCCAGCCCCAGTAAAGCAAAGATCATACCCGCAGCTACCGCTAGAATCAACCAGGGAGTCTTCTCGCTCCTTCGATCAATCCCACACGCCACCAGTCCCCCCAGCCCTACACCCGCCCCTCCCACACCAAACCCCATCATTGTCGAAAACAATAGGCTATTCATTTTGTTATCGCCTCCCATAATTCCTAACCGATAAACTATATTCCACAGGGCTTGTATGCTTTCTGACTAATTTGCTAAATTTTTGCACTTGCAACAATAGAATACTGCTGTTTAAAAGAGCATTTTACTCGTACTCTGGTTCTGCTAATCTCTTCGTTAAACATATCTCCACATAAGGAAACGACCAAACAGCCCCTACGTCTGTTTGGTCGTTTCTACTTTGTTCATTTATAATACTCAAGGTATTAACTTGCTAGGGAAACTTTTATTGTTTGTGAACTACTGTTCAAAAACTAAGCACTGACCGGTAGATAAACCCTAAAACTAGATCCCTGACCTTCTCTGCTATCCACTTCTATTCTTCCATTGTGGGCAGAAATAATGGCGTAGCAGATATTTAATCCTAAACCTGTACCATGTTCTTTGGTCGTAAAAAACGGTAACCCAAGCTTATTGAGGCTTTCGCACGGAATTCCCCTACCCGTATCTTTTATCTCGATAAAAGTATCGTTACAGTGGCTACCGGAACTTAGGGTTAAAATTCCTCCATCTGTCATGGCCTCGATTGCGTTTTGGCATAGATTTATTAATACTTGTTTCAATTGTTGCTTATCAAACATACACTCAGGTAAAATGTCTGCCCCTTTGTATTCCAGTGTTATATTATTCGCCAATGCCTGGGGTTCGATGCTAGCACGCACCTCTCCCATTAATTTAACGACGGATTGCTTTGTTAGAACTGGCTCTCGAAAGCGAGCTAATTTCAGAAAATCATTAATAATTCGGATGGCTTGATTGGTTTCTTCCAAAATTGTAGTGATATAATCTTGAAGTACCCTTTCACCTTCAACATTTTTCTTAATTAATTGAGCAAATCCTTGAATCACCGTTAAAGGATTTTTTATTTCATGGGTAATCCCAGCGGACATCAACCCAATGGCCGCTAGTTTTTCACTCTCCTTTAGACTATTCTTAATACGGAGATATTGATGAATTGCATTCTGTAATTCATCCTCCGCAGCCCGCTGATCCGTGAGATCCTTGCCGGTGGCAATGATGTATTGCACCTTCCCCTGCGTATCTGTAAGGGCTGTATTGCTCCACGTAATCCTTCTTTTTAGGCCCTGTTTGGTTAACCAATAATTTTCATTTTCGTTGGGGAAGTATCCATTTTTTATTTTGTTAAAGGCCACTTTTACTGAATCCACCTCTTCAGAAACCAGTAATAAATCAAAGATATTTCTACCCTTCACCTCATTAAAGCAATAGCCAGTTGCCTTTTCGCACGATTTATTAAATTCGATGATCTTCCCCTCTTTATCAAGTACCACCACCAGGGCGTTTACTGTATCCAGTACAGAGGCAAGTAATTGGCATTTGCCTTCTAGAACTTTATGTATTCGACTTAAACCATCAGGTTTGTTGCAAAATGGACAACAAACCTTTAGCTTTCCTTGCACCCCATGACAATCACAGGTCAAACAAGATTTGGAGTTTTCTTTTGTTTCGCCCTTTATTTTGTATTTCACAGAAACCTCTTCTTCCATCGTTTTAACCGAAATATTTTGACAAATATCACTTAATTCCTTCATTATTTTTGTTTGATATAAAATTTGCACCCGTAGGATCTTTAAATCATTTCATCTCTTTGGCTGTGAGTAGATCAATATAAAAAACAGGCTACCCCCTGCAGGGGCAACCTGTCGTGTGTTCTTATTTACTTACCAGCCGCAGTTCCCCCAGTTGCTATAGCCTCTCTGGGACCACTGTCCATTGTTTTGCATATGATTGGGCCAGTTTTGGTTCATATTGTTGTTCCAGTTATTGTTGTACTGTTGTGTGCTCTGGGTGCTAGCGGCGGTTGCAGTGCTCTTTTGGTTTTGAGGGTAGTACTTACTATACCACTGTTGGCACATTTGCTGCATTGCCTGCCAGTTTTGCTGACTCACTTGGCCGTTGGGCTGCTGTTGTCTGTACTGGTTATACATACCCAGGCAATATTTAATCATTTGCTCACGGGTCATTTGGCTGCCGTTTAACATGGGGCAGTTGGGCACCCCCATTTGCACGCAAAGCTGATACATTTGGTTATACAGATCGTTCTGGTTGGTTGGTGCTTGTTGAGTATTGCTATTATTTGGGGTCGCAGTTTGGTTAGTGGTAGTGGAAGCCTGAGCCACTGTTACGGTCGGTTGCTGGGTGGTCTTAGTAGTTTGGCTAGTGGTTTGCTTGGTGCTTTGGTTCGTATTGGTATTCATGTTCATATTCATGGGATTGGGGTCGTTTTTCATCATCTCTACCCAGGATTGAGCCGGGGCTGCATAGGCTACCCCCACTAAGCTAACACCCATGATCAGTACCAGTAAACTAAGGAGCCAACGTTTTTTCGGTAATTTCAAATTGAACATCCTTTCTACTAAATATTGTTTAAATAGGTATCTTACCAGCACCAGCCTCCCATGCGCCAGCCGTTGTTGTAATAATTCGTGCTGTTATTATTGCTGTTGTTTTGGTACCAGTCATAGTTTGCCTGGTAGTTTGGATTGTTGTTAAACCAGGGGCACCAGTAACCGTAGCCACGATAGTTGTAAGATCCCTGTTGGCTTGGAACAGTTTGCTGTACTCCCGCCTTTGGCACGGTAGTTTGGGCGGCCAGGGCGGTGTTGAATGGCTGAGCTACCGCCAATAGCCCCAAAACTAAACTCTTTTTCGCTAACTTCATTTTTGTTTTCCCCCTCTCCTGTTGCTTTGAGCTTATCTTAACAAACCAACATCACAGGAATGTCACAGGTATTTATCATTTTTGTGATATTTCTTTGGGTGTGATCTATGTCATTGTCGAGATCTATCTGTAGTCCCTTGCTAAAATTTACAGATGGAGCCATACTGAAAGAAGCATAGTAGGGGAGTGAGGTTAATGAGTGATTTTTTAACCTCGGGCTGGTTGTTCATTGCCAGTTGGCTAGCTGCCACTCTTAAGCCAATACCGTGGAAGCCAAAGCCGCTGTACCGTTATTAACCCTCGCCCAACTGCTGGGTAACCTCTCTCGGGTTTGGTTTGGTCGCCAGAATCTCTTGGCAGCCCGTAGGTTATTTTGTGTTGGGAGCCATCCCCTTGAGTATCCTCGGTCCAAAGTATTTGTGAATTTACAAAGTGAACACTCTTTTTTTTAAGTGTCCTACCTACAGGTAGCATTTTACAACAAGAGCCTACTTTTTTACTATGTTCTGCTAATTACAAAAAATACACAACAAAAATGCACCCGTCACCAAAATTCACGGGTGCATTAAAATCCTGAGTTCTTGAATGATTAAGCAAGGGGATTTTTGGGTTTACCGATCACCAATAGTTCAAAATGAATGTGAGGACCGGTTGATCTGCCGGTAGAACCAACCAGACCTATTATTTGGCCTTTATTAACAGTTTGCCCAGCCTTCACTTTTATTTTTGACATATGGGCATAACGAGTTACCTCTCCATTTGTGTGCTTTATTTCTACAAAATTACCATAACTGCCATACCAGAAGGCCCGGGTAACTTGCCCATTCCCGGCTGCCGGGATGGGATCTCCATAATTTCCTGCAATATCGATACCTTGATGGAATCTACCCCATCTCTG from Desulfotomaculum nigrificans DSM 574 harbors:
- a CDS encoding heavy metal translocating P-type ATPase translates to MVTGRKELILEGLNCASCASKIEEQIKALAGVTEVSVNFATKKLSLETERVEELEQVIQEVRDIIRKLEPDVTVSEKKVDFTQKKAFLLMGLDCANCAAKIERQVQNISGVKSAMVNFPAKKLLVEVSSGSNNADILSHIQERIKRIEPDVEVRPAGEEKKVLAREEEKHGEKMETIRLAVGALLFAVAIVFTFSFTTEAVLYGISYLLVGGEVLLKSVRNISRGQVFDENFLMSIATLGAFAIRQFPEAVAVMLFYQVGELFQDYAVNRSRKSIAALMDIRPDFANLKVGNETKQVSPESVNIGDIIVVKPGEKVPLDGKVVEGTSMVDTSAMTGESVPREAVPGGDVLAGFINKSGVLSIEVTKKFAESTVSKILDLVENAAGKKAPTENFITKFARYYTPVVVFGALGIALLPPLFIPGATFSQWIYRALVVLVISCPCALVISIPLGFFGGIGGASRNGVLVKGGNYLEALNNVKIAVFDKTGTLTKGVFKVTSLVPAGDFSKDKLLEYASFAEVHSNHPIAKSIIEAYGQKVATEKIETYEEISGHGIKVKVGGEEILAGNIKLMKKEGVEYSQEQIVGTVVHLAVNKKYAGYIVISDEIKEDSPRAMQQLKELGVRKLVMLTGDNQAVGQAVGKSLGLDEVRAELLPDHKVEQVEKLNREKGPKESLMFVGDGINDAPVLARADIGVAMGGLGSDAAIEAADVVLMTDEPSKLATAIKIARRTRGIVWQNIIMAMLVKGIFLVLGAFGVATMWEAVFADVGVALVAILNAMRVMRFNPAEPLVAR
- a CDS encoding ArsR/SmtB family transcription factor, with protein sequence MAQEKQADTCETFCFNEEKVERLKTEVKATEGLAEIFKALADDTRMKIIYALSRDELCVCDVASIIGSTVAAASHHLRYLKNVGLAKQRKQGKMVFYSIHDHCVKIIIETALAHYQHDDKQNKGF
- a CDS encoding heavy metal translocating P-type ATPase, with amino-acid sequence MKKACDHSHQHPHTDDQTAHGSCGCGNSCCGDTTVAKLADTPELVPGKRINALPGFTLGKINYTSALSKQSFELAQVPQITSLANQLQKSQFRLSGLDCADCAAKLEKRVQALPGVVEVRINFGAAKMTVSHSVDLAVILDTVKAAGYQAELDGQSKATVFRVSGMDCADCAAKLEKKLLALPGVAEAKINFGAGKLTVKHSASVESILKAIEAAGYQGQLANEERKQPQRNFFGDSKLLLTAISGILVAGGFVLSYLNLPEYLVTTVYLTAILSGGFYTAKSGWYSLKSLSLDMNFLMAVAVIGAAAIGEWAEGATVVFLFALGNTLQAYTMDKTRNSIRALMDLSPKEALVRRAGQELRLPVEELVVGDLIIVKPGERIPMDGEVVVGRTDVNQAPITGESMPVEKTVGQEVYAGTINGQGAIEMKVTKLVEDTTLAKIIQLVEEAQAQKAPSQQFVDVFAKYYTPAVIIAAVLVAVLPWLFFGQPFQPWFERALILLVVSCPCALVISTPVSIVAAIGSAAKKGVLIKGGAYLEEAGALKVIAFDKTGTLTAGKPEVNLVIPTADVPLEQVLEIAAAIETRSQHPLAEAILKYARERNIQIPEGTDFQSFTGKGAGLQINGEPYYIGNRRLLAELNIPLGHLEEQLTALQDRGQTVMLVSSSKEVLGLIAVADKIRESSRAAVAALHRAGITKLVMLTGDNAGTAKVIAEELGIDDYRAELLPESKLYAIQQLQQQYGKAAMVGDGVNDAPALATATVGIAMGGAGTDTALETADIALMADDLTKLPYAMHLSRKALGIIKQNIGFSLVVKGVFLVATFLGMANLWMAVFADTGAALLVIANGMRLMKVADPYTETKVKPNQSNLASVSA
- a CDS encoding ZIP family metal transporter; protein product: MNSLLFSTMMGFGVGGAGVGLGGLVACGIDRRSEKTPWLILAVAAGMIFALLGLELLPESVRSGGYLVSLSGIITGLLFVFLLEQVSHRVVIITGNPQRSRFIRSGLWFALGIAIHNFPVGFAMGTSLVNQPRMGVDLATTMLFHNFPEGLAMSLPFIIAGVNRLVIPMLASVVSVPSGLGAFLGTNLNNPNGSYLAFICGIAIGTILFVTWHEILGHARKNLVLPTLVPCILVGLLLGKLITFLLE
- a CDS encoding two-component system sensor histidine kinase NtrB, whose translation is MQILYQTKIMKELSDICQNISVKTMEEEVSVKYKIKGETKENSKSCLTCDCHGVQGKLKVCCPFCNKPDGLSRIHKVLEGKCQLLASVLDTVNALVVVLDKEGKIIEFNKSCEKATGYCFNEVKGRNIFDLLLVSEEVDSVKVAFNKIKNGYFPNENENYWLTKQGLKRRITWSNTALTDTQGKVQYIIATGKDLTDQRAAEDELQNAIHQYLRIKNSLKESEKLAAIGLMSAGITHEIKNPLTVIQGFAQLIKKNVEGERVLQDYITTILEETNQAIRIINDFLKLARFREPVLTKQSVVKLMGEVRASIEPQALANNITLEYKGADILPECMFDKQQLKQVLINLCQNAIEAMTDGGILTLSSGSHCNDTFIEIKDTGRGIPCESLNKLGLPFFTTKEHGTGLGLNICYAIISAHNGRIEVDSREGQGSSFRVYLPVSA